One Capra hircus breed San Clemente chromosome 3, ASM170441v1, whole genome shotgun sequence genomic window, CTGAATCCCGGGATGTTCAAGATAAAGACTCTGGGAGAGAGTCCCACTTCTTTTGGGATCTCACGCTGTTACCGTGTTAGCTGGAGGCATATGAAACTCATTTCCTATGACTTAGAGATCATTTCTATGCGACAGGATTGAAGGTGACCAGTTCACAAACAAACAGAAGAGCAGGATGTGGATGCAAAGGGAGCGGATGGTGTACGTGTTTTGAGTCGGTGGATTTAGCCACACCTGAAGTTAGACCCAACTGAAACTTCCCAGTCCCAGTACGTAAGCCTTTCAATTACATTGTGTTGTGTTTTAAAATAGCCAGATAACTGATTCCACAATcccatatatccagaaaagacgaAAACTCTAGTTTGAAAATACCCAcacttcaaaaatatacatgtactCTGCCCCCCTGTTCAgagcagcgctatttacaatagccaagacgtggaaaaaGACCCAAGTACCCGTTAACAGACAACAGGcctaagaagatgtggtatatgtgctggaacattactcagccacagaaaagagTGAAGTATTgttatttgtagcaacatggatggatggagaTTATGCTtctaagtaagtcagacaaagacaaatgttatatatcacttctatgtggaatctaaacagtAGTATAGGacatttcctggtggtccagtggttaggactcggcacttCGGCAGGGGCcagagttagatccctggttggttggggaactaagatccgtaAGCCACAAAGTGTggcaacaagcaaacaaaaacagacgaacttgtttacaaaacagaaatagactcacagacatggaaaacaaatttatggtcaccaaaggggaaaggggtgggagagggataaattactAGTGTGTTATATTaacgtgtgttagtcgctcagtcgtgtccgactctctgtgaccccatggactgtagcccaccaggctcttctgtgcatgggattctccaggccagaatactggagtgggttgccatttccttctccaatgatgttAATAGATATACACtaacatatagaaaataaacaaggatttactgtatattcagtatcttgtaatagcatgtaatggaaaagaattgaaaagaatcactttgctatatacctgaaagtaacacaatattgtaaatcaactacgtgtgtgtgtgcaaagttgcgtccagctctttgcgaccccatgaactgtagcccaccaggctcctctatccacagaattttccagaaatactggagtgggttgtcatttcctacttcaggggatcttcccaagcgcagcggtaaagaatcttcctgccagtgccaaagtcaactatacttcaactaaaaacAACGACCCAGATGACTGAGGCGCAGGGAAACTAGGTAACTTTTCTGAAGTCACAGCTAGCAAATGgaagaaccaggatttgaacctctCTTATCACTTGTGCTCACTTGGCCCCAATCACATCGTGATAACATGAATTGCAAACAGGCAAACCAGTTAGGAGCTGCTGCTGATAAACCAGGTGAGCAATGAGAAAGCAGGGTCTAGCGCAGTGGCGTGTGAAAGAGATTCTGATGGGATTTGGGAAGACACAGAACTGAGTgtggaggctcagggaggtgcGGGGGAGGACCTCAGGGGCCTGGAAGACCCACGAGATGGGGCAGACAGGGCAGAGATGGGCTTGTCTCAGACACAAAGAGACACGGGCAAGAGCAAGGCCATCCTGTGGGCGGCGATGAGTCATCTGGAGCCACGTGGGAGGCcaaggccaggcctggggttGCCCACAGATTGGGGttagaagagagagaaggaacagtcggaggaggaggagggagctaTGTCACCATCGCAGGAGAAGGTGGGAGTCAGTTCCTCAGCACCTGCTGAGAGTCAGAGGATGAAGCCTTAGTAACTTTGGAAGCCAGAGCTGgggacaaaggaggctggaggagggggagtGAAGGTGATGGTCATGGATTCTGCAGCAAAGGAAGGGATGGTGATGAGGAGGGTGGAGGCCAGGTGGTTCCCTCCCCTTTGTGAACTGTACACCTGTGCTGCTGAAACATCAGACTCTCTCACACTGCCTTTCAAAGGCGAAGTTGGACTCAGGTGACTTACCCAGCCCCTTCCCAGTGAGCCAGAGACAGGTTTTATTtcctaaaacattttaataaaattaaccaATAAATATTCTACACTGTATGGGCTACAGGGACAGAGTGGAAGACAGAGGGCCGGTCTTTCCTACTTAGGCCCTCGGGTCCCCTtgcagaaaaggagagagagggtgCTATGGGCTGGTTTGGGGCTAGGActagggcgggggtggggggagtgatcCTGGAATCGGTGATCTGGGCTCCATCCATCGTGTTGATatatgggaggagaggaggggtcaATAAAAGGAGAGCCCCTGCAGAAGGCAacccagaacccccagaagtgaCTGGGGTGAGGGGAGAGCTAGCCTAGACgaaggggtggggcaggaggcagggagcatGGGCCGGTGGCGGCTCTGGGGGTGCAGCCGCTTACTCTCGGACATAGACCCTGGTGCACACGATGTCATCCGCCGTCATGGTCTGAAGGGAGAGAAGTCATTGTTAGCCTGGGAGGCCCCTGGTTCCTGTGCTTGGGAGCAGGAAGGTTGCGTGGAAATACTCTGCTTGGCCTCCAGGTCCAAACTTACTTCTTGGCTCAGGACGGTTCACAAAATGCCTCGGCATCATGTGATGGAGGACAATAGAGGCCCAGGGTCCATTCTACATCTCCCTCCCcaagccaggaagatcccccaccccccgccccagagATCTGCTGCGGCCTTTCAGAGCAAGTCCTTTGCTCCACGTGGAAGGGACACCCTTTTGCATTTGCACAAGGGTACTGCCTGGGACACAGACAGCCTACTTCTGCCCCAGCAGCTCCATTAGGAGACAGAGAGACCAGCCACCGTTGTTCTTAAATTTCCTGTACTGTGGGATGTCCTGGAAAATCTCTGAAGGTAGCACTGGGCTTGCTCTGTCTGAGCTTGGAGAAAAGCAGGAAAAAGCCTTACCAGGATCAGCTCTCCATCGTTGGTCAGTTCTCTGGTCCAGGAGGTCTTGGGACCCTCTCCCTTCAACAGCCTCTGCTCGCAGACCATTTTGTTCTCACTCTCCCATTTCACCAGGCTCTGTACGAGAGGGCGGCCAGGTGAGTTGGGCCCACAGCCGGGACAAGGCCGTGAGAGGGACAGAGGAAGCGCCACCTTTCTACCCACCAACACTACCTAGGGACTCTCCCCACTGGAAATGGAGGAGAGACTCAAGGGAAAGATGGGAAAAGATCCACTGGCAAGGGATCCCACGACCCTGGGGACCCCATCCCTGCACGCACCTTACAGGGCCTCCCGTCCACAGTCTGCTCTTCAAACTCCTCTCCGACCTTGAAGTTGATCTCTGTGGTACGCACGGTGGTGGAGGTTTTGATGTAGAAAGTGTCCCCCTCCTGTTTGATCTCCACTGCTGGCTTGGATGCTGCAGCCACGgcgatctttctcagcatcacatTCACCcctgcagggaggggagaggatggaCAGTCCAGGTACCTGCCTCACACCCTCCCCAAGAGACAGCAGGAGCAAGCTGAATTGAGTCGACTGTGAAGAGAGGGAGGCTTCCTGGGTGTCCGAAAAGCGCCTTGAAGGGAGGGCAGGTGGTGCAGCCCTGATAGCTGGTTGGTTCAGCGAGGAGGGGCAGAGAGGCAGTGCCCTCCCTTGGGATTTCTGCTTCTAGCTTCCACCTGGATGAGTCAGCAGCCCTGGATTGGGATCCCCAAGTCTCAGCTTTGCAGTCAGTTCTCCCCGGTCCCTTCAGCCTGCTACAGCTCCCTTTGGCTCCATTCACCTCACTTTAGGTCCTTTGTCCACCTTGCTTGAGACCATCTGCTGGGGTGGGCTCATCAGAATCACTGTGTCCACACCCCGACTCATGTGCAGGGCAGACCCTCCTCAGCCAGCCCTCACTACTCATGTCCTGAAGTAGGGGCCACTTCCCTCTGTGCCTACTCATCTCCCCTGTCTGGTGGCCTTGATTTGCTGAGTCTCTGTCCCTCCAGAATGAGAAGGAACAGGGATTCTCAACAGGGGAGGGGGTGTGGCAGCTGTGTCCCCCTACAGAATGGTCTGTAGCCTGGGGAAACCACAGGCTGTGAAATAAGATCCATTAGGCCATGATTTCCACCTGGCTCACCCTCCCTTCAGGCTGGGTGACCCTGGGCTAATGGCTTAACCTCTCTAAGGCTTAGATTTCTCAgttgtaaaatggagacaacagCTTATTCAAGAGCCCATCAAATGGGACAATGTGTGTTTAGGCTGGAGCAcacacagtgccaggcacatctgtaagttttcaaaggaaatggcaacccactctagtgttcttgcctggagaatcctagggacagaggagcctgttgggtgccgtctatggggttacacagagtcagacatgactgacgtgacttagcagcagcagctacgcttattgttgttgtttttactgaTTAAAGGAAGGCAAAGAAAAAGCCAGAGTTGGGGCTCAAAGTTCCATGCATCAGACTCCTTCCTGTTCACCTGCCCTCCTGGAAGACATCTACGTCCCTCTCCCCTCAAGGGACAGAAAGGgacactcccctcccctcccgtgATGTACCCCGACTCCAGGATCACCCACCCTACTTCAGGGCCCAGGTCTTCTCATTCAGCTGAGCCCCTGTGCCTGTCCCCCTGTCCTTTCCCAGACTGgaccccttctctcctctccctacTTATTTAAAAGGAATGGGGTAGCCGGAGAGAGCAGCCCTCTGCCAGGAAGTCAAGCAGGCCGGGAGGCACCTCTAGCTGGGGCCTAGGTCCAAGCCCTGAACCGCTTCACCTGGCCTGGCCTCCAACCCTGAACTGGAGCAGAACCATTCCTGGAAACAATGGGTAAGGATGAGGGACCAAACTGGGCGGGGCCAGGTGAGTGGCCTGGGATTCCCCTGATGCGGGCCAGACCCCCTGCTCTCCTCCAGACTTGGATCCCTAGAGAAACAAATCCCCTTTCCCCTTGGCACCAGCACAGACCCACTCTCCTGCAGGCAGAAGGGAGTAGGAGGAAGGCCTGTCCCTCAGGAGCCCAGGGGCCCACTTCTTGGTTGCTGATCTCTTGGGACCAGGGAGCAATGACTGAGGTTCCTAAGACAAATTGATCTGGTAAAAGAGACACATCCTGCTCCAACTCCTTGAACAAACAGACTGCTTCACTCTctggtgctacctgggaagtccatcctGCTATCTAGCAATTAGCTTTCCCGTTACAGAAACAGGAGCTGCGAGCTATGTGctatgcatgtatgctaagtcacttcagtcgtgtccaactctttgtgaccctatggatcataacccgcaggctcctctgtccacaagattctctaggcaagaacactggagtgggttgccatgccctcctccagggatcctcccaacccagggatccaacctgcatctctcacacctcttgcattggcagtcaggttcttcaccactagtgccacctgggaagctatgtgCCCTGACCATCATATTGGATGGGACGAAGAAGTGGAGTCAGttagaagtgaaagtcgctcagtcgtgtcagactctctgtgaccccatggactatatagtccatggaattctccaggccagaatactagagtgggtagcctttcccttctccaggggatcttcccaacccagggatcaaacccaggtctcccgcatcgcaggattctttcccagctgagccacaagggaagcccaagaatactgaagtgggtagcctatcccttctccagaggatcttcctgacccaggaattgaaccagggtctcctgcattgcgggcagattctttaccagctgagccacaagggaagggaCGGGTATCCTCCAAATACCTGAGCATCCCTCCCCAGGAGAGAGACCCTTGAATAGGACAAAGAGGAGTGAGAAGGGACTGAGGTTCCTGCGGAAGCAAGGCTAGGTTCAGAGGGGACACCCCTCCTGTGGCCTCTGGGGCCTGTGGTGCTGGGGCCAGGCTCAGCTGACCTTGGCTGATTCAGGACTGTGTTTGTCTAATGGGTCTGTTTTCAATCTGTCCTCTCAGCAAGCCCTGAGGAGGGCACGTGGCTCTGAGAGACCCCACAGGGAGTACAAACAGACTGAAGACAGACAACAGGGTTGGGCTTGGGATCTAATCCTCCAGCCGGGGCCTGGGGGTGCTCAGTCCACTGCTTCGTTCACTAGGGAGAGGGGCCAGCATCCAGAGACGATGGGGGAGGGAATGGCATCCAGGCTTTCCGAAGGGAAaacttttctcctttcatttcaaCAAGGGTAGAGCAAGAAAAGTTGACAGGACTCCGAGAAATATGTGGTCAGATTGCAAGAAGAACTAACAGTGAGGAAGGGTGGAGAAATCCTCGCCTTCCTCACAGCATTCCAGACCTTTCCTCATTCCTAACTCATTTCTACAGCTCCCTGCCCCACGCAGGGTGCCCTCTGCCCAGTCCAGCCAGAGTCTGTTCGGGCCAGAAATGGAGGGCTCCAGGGTTTCCAGGTGGCTTCTGAGTCGCTGAATTCTTGACTCATCTCCGTCTTTCTTCAAAACCCTCTCCCCAGCGAG contains:
- the CRABP2 gene encoding cellular retinoic acid-binding protein 2; translation: MPNFSGNWKIIRSENFEDLLKVLGVNVMLRKIAVAAASKPAVEIKQEGDTFYIKTSTTVRTTEINFKVGEEFEEQTVDGRPCKSLVKWESENKMVCEQRLLKGEGPKTSWTRELTNDGELILTMTADDIVCTRVYVRE